ACTTCTGCTTCCGCTTTCACTTCGTCCAGAATCTGAGCACGCTGTTTATTCGCCTGCTCGATGATCACCTGAGCTTCCGCTTTGGCTTTCTTCAGTTGGTCGGTCGCATTGGCCTGCGCTAAGTTCAGATCTTTTTTGGCACGTTCAGCAGAAGCAAGGCCGTCAGCGATTTCTTTCTGACGTTTTTCGATGGCAGCCATAATCGGCGGCCATACATACTTCATGCAGAACCAGACA
This sequence is a window from Dickeya aquatica. Protein-coding genes within it:
- the atpF gene encoding F0F1 ATP synthase subunit B, yielding MNLNATILGQAIAFVLFVWFCMKYVWPPIMAAIEKRQKEIADGLASAERAKKDLNLAQANATDQLKKAKAEAQVIIEQANKQRAQILDEVKAEAEVERNKIVAQAQAEIEAERKRAREELRKQVAILAIAGAEKIIERSVDEAANSDIVDKLVAEL